In a single window of the Antedon mediterranea chromosome 1, ecAntMedi1.1, whole genome shotgun sequence genome:
- the LOC140047142 gene encoding transmembrane channel-like protein 7 isoform X2, with translation MTNNTRNKEVKKSKKKKKKKKEKQLSGFKAWRLNTALKFQRARDQVKDFFLWFEIWRASLKEVEGQFGTAVVSFFVFVKWMLYLNIAIFLVILSFVIIPQAIINKSETLNSNDTCSVLYEQFVQHETETDAGNVFKYVVDFLEGNGFMEYTVLFYGFYTPSVNYSDISYDMSMAYLLIGFACFLLSVIVVARRAGDGFKQNMLDREGHQCKYSQLVFTGWDFSLTDSKNASLKHKSILFEITGDLGEEQRKIQQASMSTKEKAVLYTIRIVINVVCVATGVGALIGIVYVTLYAIEKSSDSGMSGIVEFLISYLPSITVTVINSIVPIVFGILVKFEKYSPNFEINITLGRTVLLRLASLAVLIGSIIPRITNCDNNKNNISYVIQYCDACEEDTQCWETYLGQEMYKLCITDFAAVIGVILFYEFPRRLITRYFECGITKILGDMEFEIPKNVLAIVYSQAICWLGAFFCPLIPFMTAVKFIIVFYLKKWSLLYNMVPSARPYKASRSGFFFMVILLVTYLLCFAPVICAMTLMQPSRGCGPFRYLPTMWETIVISFEEWPDFIQNIVKYALSSGFLVPLIILILSLIMYYYYVAGGAQKEVISQLKEQLVMEGRDKHFLLQEMQKLQPSVKQELRQKRMTSGSTPGTLRGKRQSVQQRQPVYETKFFNDDDVIGYAMDDVSSVSSIVEIAGPSGDVGLYNSDDEDRYSR, from the exons ATGACCAACAACACAAG AAATAAAGAAGTAaagaaaagtaaaaagaaaaagaaaaagaagaaagaaaagcAACTCTCAGGTTTCAAAGCATGGCGACTAAATACTGCATTG AAATTTCAACGAGCCCGAGATCAAGTTAAGGACTTCTTTTTGTGGTTTGAAATTTGGAGAGCATCATTGAAGGAAGTTGAGG GTCAGTTTGGAACAGCGGTTGTGTCATTTTTTGTGTTCGTGAAATGGATGCTGTACTTGAATATTGCTATCTTCCTCGTGATTTTATCATTTGTTATCATTCCTCAAGCAATTATTAATAAATCGGAAACATTAA ATTCGAATGATACTTGCAGTGTATTGTATGAACAATTTGTGCAGCATGAGACAGAAACTGATGCAGGCAATGTATTTAAATACGTTGTTGATTTTCTTGAAGGAAAT GGTTTTATggaatatactgtattgttctATGGTTTCTACACACCTTCAGTCAATTACAGTGACATAAGTTACGACATGTCTATGGCGTACTTGCTAATAGGATTTGCTTGCTTTCTTCTAAGCGTTATTGTTGTAGCAAGAAG AGCAGGAGATGgctttaaacaaaatatgttgGACAGGGAAGGACATCAGTGTAAATATTCTCAGCTTGTATTTACTGGATGGGATTTTTCGCTCACTGATTCCAAGAACGCCAGTCTCAAACACAAAAGTATTCTGTTTGAAATAACG GGTGATCTTGGAGAAGAGCAACGGAAAATACAACAAGCATCAATGTCAACAAAAGAAAAGGCTGTACTCTACACAATTCGTATTGTGATTAATGTGGTTTGTGTTGCTACGGGAGTAGGGGCTTTGATTGGTATTGTCTACGTTACATTGTACGCTATAGAA AAATCATCTGATAGTGGTATGAGCGGAATTGTAGAGTTCTTGATCAGTTATCTACCGTCAATCACCGTTACTGTTATTAACAGCATTGTCCCAATTGTCTTTGGTATTTTAgtcaaatttgaaaaatacagcCCAAACTTCGAAATAAATATTACGTTAGGAAG GACCGTCCTTTTGCGGTTAGCCTCCCTAGCTGTTTTGATTGGTTCCATTATACCTAGAATCACAAACTGTgataacaacaaaaacaatattagtTATGTAATACAATACTGTGATGCTTGCGAAGAGGACACACAG TGTTGGGAGACATATTTAGGACAGGAGATGTACAAACTGTGTATTACTGATTTCGCAGCGGTTATTGGGGTAATTCTCTTCTATGAATTTCCTCGAAG GCTTATAACTCGTTACTTTGAATGTGGCATAACTAAGATACTGGGAGATATGGAATTCGAAATACCAAAGAACGTGTTAGCCATCGTTTACTCACAAGCCATATGCTG GCTTGGAGCATTTTTCTGTCCATTGATACCATTTATGACAGCAGTGAAGTTTATCATCGTATTCTATTTAAAGAAATGGAGTCTTCTGTATAACATGGTGCCGTCTGCAAGGCCTTACAAAGCATCACGATCCGGGTTCTTTTTTATGGTCATTCTCCTTGTTACATATCTACTCTGTTTTGCACCAGTGATCTGCGCAATGACTTT AATGCAGCCTTCCAGAGGATGTGGCCCTTTTCGTTACTTGCCTACCATGTGGGAAACCATTGTTATATCATTTGAGGAGTGGCCAGATTTTATACAGAATATCGTCAAATATGCTCTATCATCCGGTTTTTTGGTTCCTCTTATTATCCTAATTCTTTC GTTAATAATGTACTACTATTATGTAGCTGGCGGTGCTCAGAAAGAAGTCATTAGCCAGCTAAAGGAACAGCTTGTTATG GAAGGGAGAGACAAACACTTTTTATTACAAGAAATGCAGAAATTACAACCCTCAGTAAAACAGGAATTGCGACAGAAACGCATGACAAGTGGTAGCACTCCTGGTACTTTGCGAGGGAAAAGACAATCTGTCCAGCAACGTCAACCAGTCTACGAAACCAAATTTTTCAATGATGATGACGTCATTGGATACGCGATGGATGACGTTTCAAGTGTATCATCTATTGTAGAAATAGCCGGACCAAGtggtgatgtaggcctatacaactcAGACGATGAAGATCGTTATAGTAGATAA
- the LOC140047142 gene encoding transmembrane channel-like protein 7 isoform X1 → MAELYDDVDVFDGDDSQSLPPVGAVKRAWVKQKYISQTSSDNKNKEVKKSKKKKKKKKEKQLSGFKAWRLNTALKFQRARDQVKDFFLWFEIWRASLKEVEGQFGTAVVSFFVFVKWMLYLNIAIFLVILSFVIIPQAIINKSETLNSNDTCSVLYEQFVQHETETDAGNVFKYVVDFLEGNGFMEYTVLFYGFYTPSVNYSDISYDMSMAYLLIGFACFLLSVIVVARRAGDGFKQNMLDREGHQCKYSQLVFTGWDFSLTDSKNASLKHKSILFEITGDLGEEQRKIQQASMSTKEKAVLYTIRIVINVVCVATGVGALIGIVYVTLYAIEKSSDSGMSGIVEFLISYLPSITVTVINSIVPIVFGILVKFEKYSPNFEINITLGRTVLLRLASLAVLIGSIIPRITNCDNNKNNISYVIQYCDACEEDTQCWETYLGQEMYKLCITDFAAVIGVILFYEFPRRLITRYFECGITKILGDMEFEIPKNVLAIVYSQAICWLGAFFCPLIPFMTAVKFIIVFYLKKWSLLYNMVPSARPYKASRSGFFFMVILLVTYLLCFAPVICAMTLMQPSRGCGPFRYLPTMWETIVISFEEWPDFIQNIVKYALSSGFLVPLIILILSLIMYYYYVAGGAQKEVISQLKEQLVMEGRDKHFLLQEMQKLQPSVKQELRQKRMTSGSTPGTLRGKRQSVQQRQPVYETKFFNDDDVIGYAMDDVSSVSSIVEIAGPSGDVGLYNSDDEDRYSR, encoded by the exons atggcGGAGTTGTACGATGATGTTGATGTTTTTGATGGAGATGATAGTCAATCTTTACCACCGGTTGGAGCAGTAAAACGAGCTTGGGTTAAACAGAAGTATATAAGCCAAACTAGTAGTGATAACAA AAATAAAGAAGTAaagaaaagtaaaaagaaaaagaaaaagaagaaagaaaagcAACTCTCAGGTTTCAAAGCATGGCGACTAAATACTGCATTG AAATTTCAACGAGCCCGAGATCAAGTTAAGGACTTCTTTTTGTGGTTTGAAATTTGGAGAGCATCATTGAAGGAAGTTGAGG GTCAGTTTGGAACAGCGGTTGTGTCATTTTTTGTGTTCGTGAAATGGATGCTGTACTTGAATATTGCTATCTTCCTCGTGATTTTATCATTTGTTATCATTCCTCAAGCAATTATTAATAAATCGGAAACATTAA ATTCGAATGATACTTGCAGTGTATTGTATGAACAATTTGTGCAGCATGAGACAGAAACTGATGCAGGCAATGTATTTAAATACGTTGTTGATTTTCTTGAAGGAAAT GGTTTTATggaatatactgtattgttctATGGTTTCTACACACCTTCAGTCAATTACAGTGACATAAGTTACGACATGTCTATGGCGTACTTGCTAATAGGATTTGCTTGCTTTCTTCTAAGCGTTATTGTTGTAGCAAGAAG AGCAGGAGATGgctttaaacaaaatatgttgGACAGGGAAGGACATCAGTGTAAATATTCTCAGCTTGTATTTACTGGATGGGATTTTTCGCTCACTGATTCCAAGAACGCCAGTCTCAAACACAAAAGTATTCTGTTTGAAATAACG GGTGATCTTGGAGAAGAGCAACGGAAAATACAACAAGCATCAATGTCAACAAAAGAAAAGGCTGTACTCTACACAATTCGTATTGTGATTAATGTGGTTTGTGTTGCTACGGGAGTAGGGGCTTTGATTGGTATTGTCTACGTTACATTGTACGCTATAGAA AAATCATCTGATAGTGGTATGAGCGGAATTGTAGAGTTCTTGATCAGTTATCTACCGTCAATCACCGTTACTGTTATTAACAGCATTGTCCCAATTGTCTTTGGTATTTTAgtcaaatttgaaaaatacagcCCAAACTTCGAAATAAATATTACGTTAGGAAG GACCGTCCTTTTGCGGTTAGCCTCCCTAGCTGTTTTGATTGGTTCCATTATACCTAGAATCACAAACTGTgataacaacaaaaacaatattagtTATGTAATACAATACTGTGATGCTTGCGAAGAGGACACACAG TGTTGGGAGACATATTTAGGACAGGAGATGTACAAACTGTGTATTACTGATTTCGCAGCGGTTATTGGGGTAATTCTCTTCTATGAATTTCCTCGAAG GCTTATAACTCGTTACTTTGAATGTGGCATAACTAAGATACTGGGAGATATGGAATTCGAAATACCAAAGAACGTGTTAGCCATCGTTTACTCACAAGCCATATGCTG GCTTGGAGCATTTTTCTGTCCATTGATACCATTTATGACAGCAGTGAAGTTTATCATCGTATTCTATTTAAAGAAATGGAGTCTTCTGTATAACATGGTGCCGTCTGCAAGGCCTTACAAAGCATCACGATCCGGGTTCTTTTTTATGGTCATTCTCCTTGTTACATATCTACTCTGTTTTGCACCAGTGATCTGCGCAATGACTTT AATGCAGCCTTCCAGAGGATGTGGCCCTTTTCGTTACTTGCCTACCATGTGGGAAACCATTGTTATATCATTTGAGGAGTGGCCAGATTTTATACAGAATATCGTCAAATATGCTCTATCATCCGGTTTTTTGGTTCCTCTTATTATCCTAATTCTTTC GTTAATAATGTACTACTATTATGTAGCTGGCGGTGCTCAGAAAGAAGTCATTAGCCAGCTAAAGGAACAGCTTGTTATG GAAGGGAGAGACAAACACTTTTTATTACAAGAAATGCAGAAATTACAACCCTCAGTAAAACAGGAATTGCGACAGAAACGCATGACAAGTGGTAGCACTCCTGGTACTTTGCGAGGGAAAAGACAATCTGTCCAGCAACGTCAACCAGTCTACGAAACCAAATTTTTCAATGATGATGACGTCATTGGATACGCGATGGATGACGTTTCAAGTGTATCATCTATTGTAGAAATAGCCGGACCAAGtggtgatgtaggcctatacaactcAGACGATGAAGATCGTTATAGTAGATAA